One Oryza glaberrima chromosome 10, OglaRS2, whole genome shotgun sequence DNA segment encodes these proteins:
- the LOC127752915 gene encoding pentatricopeptide repeat-containing protein At3g60050-like, translating into MNPGARPPALRTLSARLWPRRRLCGVHAGSRSGGEGPGARESGGGDVRIGRGEEEEEGGLDGGRVPQEVLLRLPTPPGRAETDDDDGENLSPGAGSGSRRRFFEELRLKADRIVKILLQDGPGFNTRQALDEMRPRVSNALVREVLLKFVVSIDGVNRARYPRLAYKFFLWAEDQEGYRHGTSMYNLILKIFAECGELKAMWRLLEDMTDKGLPVSSRTFHLLVCTSGRAGLRRRLVERFIKSSNFNYRPFRNSFNAILHTLLTIEQYSLIEWVHQKMIAEGHSPDVLTYNVVMRAKYMLGKLDQFHKLLDEMGKNGLAPDLYTYNLLLHVLGKGDKPLAALNLLNYMSDVGCVPTVLHFTNLIDGLSRAGNLEACKYFFDEMVKKGCQPDVVCYTVMITGYVAAGEFDEAQKFFDDMLLRGQLPNVYTYNSMICGLCIVGEFDKACSLLKDMESRGCTPNFTVYSTLVSRLRNAGKDSEANNIIQYMTNKGHYLHLLSRFRRYRRC; encoded by the coding sequence ATGAACCCGGGCGCTCGCCCGCCCGCGTTGCGGACGCTCTCCGCCCGCCTCTGGCCGCGCAGGCGGCTCTGCGGAGTCCACGCGGGGAGCCGGAGCGGGGGCGAGGGGCCTGGAGCTAGggagagtggtggtggtgacgttCGCATTggaaggggggaggaggaggaggagggagggttGGATGGCGGACGCGTCCCGCAGGAAGTGCTGCTCCGGCTGCCGACGCCGCCCGGCCGGGCTGAGaccgacgacgatgatggcgaAAACTTGTCCCCTGGCGCGGGGTCCGGTTCCAGGAGGAGGTTCTTTGAGGAGCTGAGGTTGAAGGCGGATAGGATTGTCAAGATCCTGCTTCAGGATGGCCCGGGGTTCAACACCCGCCAGGCGCTCGACGAAATGCGCCCGAGGGTGTCCAATGCCCTTGTGAGGGAAGTGCTGCTCAAATTTGTTGTCTCGATCGATGGCGTGAACCGTGCTAGGTACCCGAGGCTGGCGTACAAGTTCTTCCTGTGGGCGGAGGACCAGGAGGGGTACCGGCACGGCACGAGCATGTACAACCTCATCTTGAAGATCTTTGCGGAGTGTGGGGAGCTCAAGGCGATGTGGCGGCTGCTTGAGGATATGACAGATAAGGGGCTGCCTGTGTCTTCCCGGACGTTCCACCTCTTGGTATGCACATCGGGGCGGGCTGGATTGAGGCGGAGGCTGGTGGAGAGGTTCATCAAGTCAAGTAATTTCAATTATCGCCCATTTAGGAATTCATTCAATGCGATACTGCACACTCTGCTGACCATAGAGCAGTATTCGTTGATTGAGTGGGTTCACCAGAAAATGATCGCCGAGGGGCACTCACCTGATGTTTTGACATACAACGTGGTGATGCGTGCCAAGTATATGCTCGGGAAATTGGATCAGTTCCATAAGTTGCTTGATGAGATGGGAAAAAATGGGCTTGCACCTGACCTCTATACATACAATCTTTTGCTTCATGTGCTTGGTAAAGGAGACAAACCACTTGCTGCTCTCAATTTACTGAACTATATGAGCGATGTTGGCTGTGTACCGACTGTGCTCCATTTCACAAACTTGATAGATGGTCTCAGCCGTGCTGGCAACCTAGAAGCTTGCAAGTATTTCTTCGATGAGATGGTCAAGAAAGGGTGTCAACCAGATGTTGTTTGCTACACAGTTATGATCACAGGTTATGTGGCAGCTGGGGAATTCGATGAAGCCCAGAAGTTCTTCGATGATATGTTGCTGAGAGGGCAGCTTCCGAATGTGTACACATACAATTCCATGATATGCGGACTTTGCATAGTAGGAGAATTTGATAAAGCATGCTCTCTGCTGAAGGACATGGAGTCGCGAGGATGCACTCCAAACTTTACAGTGTATAGTACTCTAGTGAGTAGGTTGCGAAATGCTGGGAAGGATTCTGAAGCTAACAATATCATTCAGTACATGACAAATAAGGGTCATTATCTTCATTTATTGTCAAGGTTCAGGAGATATAGAAGATGCTGA
- the LOC127752914 gene encoding valine--tRNA ligase, mitochondrial 1-like, which translates to MTITGAMEKPLDEKELERKLKKDQKAREKEEKRLKAKQKEAIRLQAQAASDETKKSDKKQKKKGTPDENPEDFVDPDTPAGQKKLLASQMAKQYNPAAVEKSWYSWWESSQYFVADATSSKPPFVIILPPPNVTGVLHIGHAITVAIEDAMIRWRRMSGYNALWVPGMDHAGIATQVVVEKRLMRDRNLSRHDLGRDKFLLEVLQWKDQHGGTILKQLRTLGASLDWSRECFTMDEKRSKAVTEAFIRLHKEGLIYRDNRIVNWDCSLRTAISDIEVDYCELTEETLLEVPGCSTLVQFGVIINFAYPLEEGLGEIIVATTRIETMLGDTAIAVHPQDERYKRLHGKHALHPFNGRKLKIICDSKLVDPSFGTGAVKITPAHDLDDFNTGKRHKLEFINIFTDDGNINENGGPQFEGMPRFTARAAIIDALKAKGLYRGTENNKMRLGRCSRTKDIVEPMMKPQWFVDCSTMAKAALDSVKTKRIEIIPIQYEQDWYRWLENIRDWCISRQLWWGHRIPAWYVTLEDDEEKDIGSYIDHWIIARNESDAILEAKQRYPGKNYKLDQDPDVLDTWFSSGLFPLSVLGWPDSTADLSSFYPTSVLETGLDILFFWVARMVMMGMLLGGDVPFQKVYLHPIIRDPHGRKMAKCLGNVIDPIDVINGISLEDLGKKLEHGNLDPSELEKAKEDQKKDFPNGIPECGTDALRFALISYTSQSHKINLDIKRVHGYRQWCNKLWNAVRFAMNKLGDHYTPPAAIALCSMPPLCKWILSALNKAVGKTVSSMEACKFSEATSSMYSWWQYQLCDVFIEAVKPYFNQSQELESERGACRDTLWICLDTGLRLLHPFMPYITEELWQRLPQPKEACRKDSIMISEYPSVVQEWTNDQVENEMETVLDSVNKLRSLRPHTDIHERRPAFMLCRGVDIAAIIQCYQAQISTLASVSSLKILTEDDPTPPNCATNIVNKDLSVYLQLRGALNTEAEREKLRKKRDEIQKQHDTLSQKMNASGYREKAPQSKQDEDMKKIAALLEELEIIREAESELESNN; encoded by the exons ATGACTATCACCGGCGCCATGGAGAAG CCACTCGATGAGAAGGAGCTGGAAAGGAAGCTGAAGAAAGATCAGAAG GCaagagagaaggaggagaagaggctCAAGGCGAAGCAAAAGGAGGCGATTAGGCTACAG GCACAAGCAGCATCTGATGAAACAAAGAAGAGCGacaagaaacaaaagaagaaaggcaCACCGGATGAGAATCCTGAGGATTTCGTCGACCCGGATACTCCTGCTGGGCAGAAGAAGCTGCTTGCTTCTCAAATGGCCAAACAATATAATCCAGCTGCTGTTGAGAAATC ATGGTATTCTTGGTGGGAATCATCTCAATATTTTGTAGCAGATGCGACGAGTTCTAAACCACCATTTGTAATA ATCTTGCCACCTCCTAATGTAACTGGGGTCCTTCATATAGGCCATGCGATTACAGTAGCAATTGAG GATGCTATGATTCGCTGGCGGAGGATGTCGGGCTATAACGCTTTGTGGGTTCCTGGAATGGACCATGCTGGCATAGCTACACAG GTGGTTGTGGAAAAAAGGCTTATGCGTGACAGAAACCTGTCAAGACATGATCTGGGGCGTGATAAATTTCTATTGGAG GTCCTCCAATGGAAAGATCAGCATGGTGGTACCATATTGAAACAATTACGTACACTTGGAGCCTCACTTGATTGGTCACGCGAG TGTTTTACAATGGATGAGAAGAGATCAAAAGCTGTAACAGAAGCTTTTATCAGACTGCACAAAGAAGGCCTAATATATAG GGATAATCGCATTGTGAACTGGGATTGCTCACTTCGTACTGCAATTTCAGATATTGAG GTTGACTATTGTGAACTTACAGAAGAGACTTTGTTAGAGGTCCCTGGATGTAGCACTCTTGTCCAGTTCGGTGTTATAATAAATTTTGCTTATCCTCTAGAGGAAGGGTTGGGTGAAATTATCGTTGCAACAACAAGAATAGAGACAATGCTTGGTGATACTGCAATAGCTGTTCATCCTCAGGATGAAAGATACAAGCGTTTGCATGGAAAACATGCTCTCCATCCCTTTAATGGCCGGAAACTCAAAATAATTTGTGACTCCAAGTTAGTGGATCCCAGTTTTGGTACAGGAGCTGTCAAG ATCACGCCAGCTCATGATCTTGATGACTTCAACACTGGCAAACGACATAAACTTGAGTTCATTAATATTTTCACAGATGATGGGAACATAAATGAAAACGGAGGTCCACAATTTGAAGGAATGCCACGTTTCACTGCTCGGGCTGCTATTATTGATGCACTAAAGGCAAAG GGTCTATACAGAGGCACAGAAAATAATAAGATGCGCTTGGGCCGTTGTTCAAGAACTAAAGATATTGTGGAGCCAATGATGAAGCCCCAATGGTTTGTCGATTGTAGTACTATGGCAAAGGCAGCTCTTGATTCTGTGAAAACTAAAAGGATCGAGATCATTCCAATACAATACGAGCAAGACTGGTATAG ATGGCTTGAAAACATACGTGATTGGTGTATTTCAAGACAGCTTTGGTGGGGACACCGTATACCAGCTTGGTATGTAACGCTAGAAGATGATGAGGAGAAAGACATAGGTTCTTACATTGATCACTGGATAATTGCAAGAAATGAAAGTGATGCAATCCTGGAGGCAAAGCAGAGGTATCCAGGGAAAAATTATAAGTTAGACCAAGATCCTGATGTGCTGGATACATGGTTTTCATCTGGTCTTTTCCCATTGTCTGTGCTTGGTTGGCCAGACAGCACAGCTGATCTTAGTTCATTCTACCCTACTTCTGTACTTGAAACTGGACTGGATATCCTCTTCTTTTGGGTAGCACGGATGGTGATGATGGGAATGCTACTTGGTGGTGATGTGCCATTTCAGAAG GTTTACTTGCATCCAATTATCCGCGATCCACATGGCCGCAAAATGGCGAAGTGCCTAGGAAATGTCATTGATCCCATTGATGTAATAAATGGTATATCACTTGAAGATCTCGGGAAAAAGTTGGAACATGGCAATCTTGATCCAAGTGAGTTAGAAAAGGCGAAAGAAGATCAGAAGAAGGATTTCCCTAATGGCATTCCAGAGTGTGGTACTGATGCCCTTCGTTTTGCCCTGATCTCCTACACTTCTCAG tctcacaaaataaatctgGATATCAAGAGAGTGCACGGATACAGACAATGGTGCAATAAACTGTGGAATGCCGTCCGTTTTGCCATGAACAAGCTTGGAGATCACTACACTCCACCAGCGGCTATTGCGTTGTGTTCTATGCCACCTCTCTGCAAATGGATACTCTCAGCACTTAACAAGGCTGTTGGCAAGACTGTTTCATCGATGGAAGCATGTAAATTCTCCGAGGCCACATCGTCTATGTACTCTTGGTGGCAGTACCAACTTTGCGATGTATTTATAGAAGCCGTAAAACCTTACTTCAATCAATCTCAAGAGTTGGAATCTGAAAGAGGTGCTTGTCGTGATACATTATGGATATGTCTGGATACCGGTTTGCGGTTGCTCCACCCGTTCATGCCTTACATAACGGAGGAGCTTTGGCAGCGCCTTCCTCAGCCTAAAGAGGCTTGTAGGAAAGATTCCATAATGATATCTGAGTACCCCTCAGTTGTTCAG GAATGGACAAATGATCAAGTTGAAAATGAAATGGAGACTGTGTTGGATTCTGTGAACAAGCTAAGATCTCTTCGGCCACATACAGATATACATGAAAG ACGGCCTGCTTTTATGCTCTGCCGTGGGGTAGACATTGCTGCCATTATTCAGTGCTACCAGGCGCAGATTTCAACTCTTGCTTCTGTTTCATCTCTTAAG ATACTGACAGAGGATGATCCAACTCCACCCAACTGTGCCACAAATATTGTCAACAAAGATCTATCCGTATACCTCCAGCTACGAGGAGCTCTAAACACTGAAGCTGAGCGTGAGAAGCTAAGGAAAAAGCGAGATGAGATTCAAAA GCAACACGACACCTTGTCGCAGAAAATGAATGCCTCAGGCTATCGCGAGAAGGCTCCTCAGAGCAAGCAAGATGAGGACATGAAAAAGATTGCTGCATTACTGGAGGAACTTGAGATCATTAGAGAAGCCGAAAGTGAACTAGAATCAAACAACTGA
- the LOC127785936 gene encoding uncharacterized protein LOC127785936, giving the protein MKISAVDKTLGTAVIGVLEAFKSMVSGQHGRFHRVVVANILKNLCAYAKPDSDCQYSMQKFSVDNISMALRTMYQTDNLIGEDMEAFLGLVLQFSKLLCETDFIEAVNGNGIGLRNFVQKLKLILKQANSHRTEASVHPGIRRSAIEQVIWMAQLKPEPHCIDHFIDCEMRDDLVMAQQTARRAWQENFKLSSGGVSVLEYEESLRSVASRALKLILGVGMKTVGNDRKNPLPFPFSFYFLENRIGMVYSETVTISVMSVYRKQNRRNGNLPMSAGSRKFMSETANRGIIPHLTIYEDDLIISPLHDHAATPHTTPLYDD; this is encoded by the exons atgaaaatttctGCAGTGGACAAAACACTTGGTACTGCTGTCATAGGAGTTCTAGAGGCCTTCAAGAGCATGGTTTCTGGTCAGCACGGTAGATTTCATAGAGTTGTGGTGGCGAACATTCTGAAAAACCTATGTGCCTATGCCAAACCAGACAGTGACTGCCAATACTCCATGCAGAAATTTTCTGTAGACAACATCTCGATG GCACTTAGAACTATGTATCAGACAGACAATCTTATAGGGGAGGACATGGAGGCCTTTCTTGGCCTTGTTTTGCAGTTCAGCAAACTTCTCTGTGAGACCGATTTCATCGAGGCTGTCAACGGAAATGGAATCGGCTTAAGGAATTTTGTACAGAAGCTGAAATTAATCCTGAAGCAAGCAAATTCACATAGAACTGAAGCAAGCGTACACCCTGGAATCAGAAGATCCGCAATTGAGCAGGTCATATGGATGGCGCAACTGAAGCCTGAACCTCACTGCATCGACCATTTCATCGACTGCGAAATGCGGGACGATCTGGTGATGGCGCAGCAGACAGCCAGAAGGGCATGGCAAGAGAATTTCAAGCTTTCATCTGGAGGCGTCTCTGTCCTGGAGTACGAAGAGTCCCTTCGCTCTGTTGCCTCGAGGGCACTGAAGCTGATCCTCggtgtagggatgaaaacggtcggaaacgatCGGAAAAACCCTCTACCATTtccattttcattttattttctcgaAAATAGAATCGGAATGGTATACTCGGAAACGGTAACGATATCGGTAATGTCGGTATATCGGAAACAGAACCGTCGGAACGGGAATCTACCGATGTCGGCCGGAAGTCGAAAATTCATGTCGGAAACAGCGAACCGTGGTATCATCCCACATTTAACTATATATGAAGATGACCTTATAATTTCACCTTTGCATGATCACGCTGCCACACCCCACACAACAccgttatatgatgattaa
- the LOC127753008 gene encoding low-temperature-induced 65 kDa protein-like — protein sequence MDAPAMLTTKHVPEDVGLRNVAAAEEEGGQGQMHRGEEKQHKPVLKKVKEKVKKIKNTIAGGGGGGHGGNNGGERASGSSSSSEEGEDDVAAQRMGDVDQRGYQEDVEEDKPVAMESDPEVHGAPMYDSARIPSVQEVEGDGGAPRVRLGDLGGPVVEDPAAPRSTTRVPREGEDIGTTPVVRAFESMSVSDDPKHVGAAGKPDADVQNDPMPVSDAATAGEEWKDATPDSAAAGATPGATYTDKIKSAAAGTTEYGKKLATTVYEKVAGVGTVVAGKVQQVTQSAGTATPGVAGGAAGSQSQDDVDASTTLASGEPATGGQQQQDKGVTVTGYIADKLRPGDEDRALSEAISGAVQRRKDDMAQRVPAVAPAAPGDTIAKVREAPAQVLAKARDAVTSLTGGTRVSDTVQPTTTTEANGAEVEAAPVIRGEEIGETQRQPNVSMT from the exons ATGGACGCGCCGGCCATGCTCACGACCAAGCACGTCCCCGAGGACGTCGGCCTCCGCAACGTCG cggcggcggaggaggaggggggacaGGGGCAGATGCACCGTGGGGAGGAGAAGCAGCACAAGCCGGTGCTCAAAAAGGTGAAGGAGAAGGTCAAGAAGATCAAGAacaccatcgccggcggcggcggcggcggccacggcgggaacaacggcggcgagcgcgctagcggaagcagtagcagcagcgaggagggcgaggacgaTGTGGCGGCGCAGAGGATGGGTGACGTGGACCAGCGCGGGTACCAGGAGGACGTCGAGGAGGACAAGCCCGTCGCCATGGAGTCCGATCCCGAGGTCCATGGCGCGCCGA tGTACGACTCGGCGAGGATCCCGTCGGTGCAGGAggtggagggcgacggcggcgcgccgagGGTGCGGCTCGGCGACCTCGGCGGCCCCGTCGTCGAggacccggcggcgccgcgctccACGACGCGCGTGCCGCGGGAGGGGGAGGACATCGGCACGACGCCCGTCGTCCGCGCCTTCGAGTCGATGAGCGTCTCCGACGACCCGAagcacgtcggcgcggccgggaAGCCGGACGCCGACGTGCAGAACGACCCAATGCCGGTGtcggacgccgccaccgccggtgagGAGTGGAAGGACGCGACGCCCGACAGCGCAGCTGCAGGCGCGACGCCCGGCGCGACGTACACCGACAAGAtcaagtcggcggcggcgggcaccacGGAGTACGGCAAGAAGCTGGCCACCACGGTGTACGAGAAGGTCGCCGGCGTCGGGACGGTCGTGGCCGGCAAGGTGCAGCAGGTGACGCAGTCGGCCGGCACCGCCACAccaggcgtcgccggcggcgccgccggctcaCAGTCGCAGGACGACGTCGACGCCTCCACCACCCTCGcctccggcgagccggcgaccggggggcagcagcagcaggacaaGGGGGTAACAGTCACCGGCTACATCGCCGACAAGCTCCGCCCTGGCGACGAGGACCGCGCGCTCAGCGAGGCCATCTCCGGCGCGGTGCAGCGGCGCAAGGACGACATGGCGCAGCGCGTTCCGgccgtggcgccggcggcgccgggcgacACGATCGCCAAGGTGCGAGAGGCGCCCGCGCAGGTGCTCGCCAAGGCGCGCGACGCCGTCACGTCGCTCACCGGCGGCACCCGTGTCTCCGACACCGTgcagcccaccaccaccacag aggCGAATGGCGCGGAGGTGGAAGCGGCGCCGGTGATTCGCGGGGAGGAGATCGGCGAGACCCAACGTCAGCCGAACGTAAGCATGACATGA
- the LOC127752916 gene encoding heavy metal-associated isoprenylated plant protein 39-like isoform X2 → MAQQKVVVRVPTMTDDKIKQKAIEAVADIYGIDSIAADLKDNKMTIIGEMDTVAIAKKLKKIGKIDIVSVGPAKEEKKEEKKEEKKEEKKEEKKEEKKEEKKEEKK, encoded by the exons ATGGCTCAG CAGAAGGTGGTGGTGAGGGTTCCAACCATGACCGACGACAAGATTAAGCAGAAAGCCATTGAAGCCGTTGCAGACATCTACG GTATCGATTCCATAGCTGCAGATTTAAAGGACAATAAGATGACCATCATCGGTGAAATGGACACAGTGGCAATTGCAAAGAAGTTaaagaagattgggaagattgACATTGTGTCTGTTGGACCTgcaaaagaagagaagaaggaagaaaagaaagaggagaagaaagaagagaagaaggaagagaagaaggaggagaagaaagaggaaaagaaagaagagaagaaatga
- the LOC127752916 gene encoding heavy metal-associated isoprenylated plant protein 39-like isoform X1: MAQVSKCNSCLWFNSLIPSAVHAFVSSDDNSQQKVVVRVPTMTDDKIKQKAIEAVADIYGIDSIAADLKDNKMTIIGEMDTVAIAKKLKKIGKIDIVSVGPAKEEKKEEKKEEKKEEKKEEKKEEKKEEKKEEKK, encoded by the exons ATGGCTCAGGTAAGCAAGTGCAACTCTTGTTTATGGTTCAATTCCCTGATTCCTTCGGCGGTTCACGCCTTCGTGTCGTCGGATGATAACTCTCAGCAGAAGGTGGTGGTGAGGGTTCCAACCATGACCGACGACAAGATTAAGCAGAAAGCCATTGAAGCCGTTGCAGACATCTACG GTATCGATTCCATAGCTGCAGATTTAAAGGACAATAAGATGACCATCATCGGTGAAATGGACACAGTGGCAATTGCAAAGAAGTTaaagaagattgggaagattgACATTGTGTCTGTTGGACCTgcaaaagaagagaagaaggaagaaaagaaagaggagaagaaagaagagaagaaggaagagaagaaggaggagaagaaagaggaaaagaaagaagagaagaaatga
- the LOC127753521 gene encoding uncharacterized protein LOC127753521: MERLKSAVPAELRRAVGEGTAANLPSTTSRLLAFLEALPLFRQVIGELTDPELALCRKDKGRAAELKGKGNACFSKREFEQALGFYSQALRYFPISPDGTDASLIATLYVNRASTMHKLGLLEECLRDCDRAISVSPNYAKAWYRRGMVNASFRNYSSSIHDLEVALSMEVTSSGKSNIEQELKLILQKHQNVNEVGTSSSNCINADMPHTEQQPKVILECTSTPNKGRGMSSPNDISPASLIHAEDPLAVIIMKSCRDTHCHYCFSEAPADVVVCPSCTIPIYCSNRCQEKAIGQMSCNQNTHPESNNNVVDIAKLCVTSTKSKTPDSKQIAEHRHECGGARWAAVLPADIVLAGRIMAQYIEKQLLVGKRSTISGPNLDLVHHYDQDSSASKFESHIYATVLFLCLQSYYKSGVSWAEDSLSQLVLLICQIKVNSIAIVHMKSMDGGKALTKGFSGFSGDVMCSVEQVRVAQAIYMSGSFFNHSCRPNIHAYFHSRTLILRSTEYIKAGSPIELSYGPQVGEMDLPERQKSLQENYYFSCGCSSCSVLSLSDLVMNSFCCPQSNCLGAVSELIHHRHKENFVHVSIGESHVCTLSLPDVSKFDEDIVKVGKLFFKSDTMFNIDPGFCMSCRSQLDLSSAVAMSDRATSKINRLKELPSLDNVPEVLIAEALQSLERIEKLRHPYSKTLAQSHDTIAEAFAKVGDQEQARKHCEASIKILEKLYHPRHIIIAHELIKLVSIELSMGDGASAAAAFARADAIFSLYYGPDVERILPYVDVLRRTVSERSIDSC, encoded by the exons ATGGAGCGGCTCAAGTCGGCGGTgccggcggagctccggcgagccgTCGGCGAGGGCACGGCGGCCAacctcccctccaccacctcccgcTTGCTCGCCTTCCTCGAAGCTCTCCCTCTCTTCCGCCAG GTGATTGGTGAGCTGACCGACCCGGAGCTCGCGCTGTGCCGCAAGGACAAGGGGAGGGCGGCCGAGCTGAAGGGGAAGGGGAATGCGTGCTTCTCCAAGAGAGAGTTCGAGCAAGCGCTTGGATTCTACTCGCAG GCGTTACGGTACTTCCCGATTAGTCCTGATGGAACGGATGCAAGCTTGATAGCCACATTATATGTCAACCGTGCCTCTACCATGCAT AAATTGGGCCTTTTGGAAGAGTGTCTGCGAGATTGCGACAGGGCCATTTCTGTTTCACCTAATTATGCTAAG GCATGGTACAGAAGGGGGATGGTAAATGCATCTTTTAGGAACTATTCATCTTCCATACATGATTTGGAGGTTGCTTTGAGCATGGAAGTAACCTCTTCTGGAAAGAGTAACATAGAACAAGAGTTGAAGTTGATTTTACAAAAGCATCAAAATGTGAATGAAGTTGGGACATCAAGCAGCAATTGCATCAATGCAGATATGCCACATACAG AGCAACAGCCTAAGGTTATTCTAGAATGTACCTCTACACCCAACAAAGGTAGAGGAATGTCGTCTCCAAATGATATTTCTCCAGCCTCACTGATTCATGCTGAGGATCCTCTTGCTGTG ATTATCATGAAATCTTGCCGGGATACTCACTGCCACTATTGCTTTAGTGAAGCTCCAGCAGATGTCGTAGTCTGCCCTTCATGTACAATACCCATTTACTGTTCAAACAGGTGCCAGGAGAAGGCTATAGGACAAATGTCTTGTAATCAAAATACTCATCCAGAATCTAACAATAATGTGGTGGATATTGCAAAATTGTGTGTAACTTCTACAAAGAGCAAGACTCCAGACTCTAAACAAATTGCTGAACATAGGCATGAATGTGGAGGTGCACGTTGGGCAGCTGTTTTGCCAGCTGATATAGTTTTAGCTGGGCGGATAATGGCACAGTACATAGAGAAACAATTGCTGGTCGGAAAGAGATCTACCATCTCTGGTCCAAATCTG GATCTCGTTCACCACTATGATCAAGATTCTTCTGCTAGCAAATTTGAGTCACATATATATGCAACTGTCCTGTTCTTATGCCTCCAGAGCTATTATAAATCAGGTGTCTCGTGGGCAGAGGATTCTTTATCACAG TTGGTTCTTTTGATATGTCAAATTAAAGTCAACTCAATTGCAATTGTTCATATGAAATCCATGGATGGAGGCAAGGCGCTGACAAAGGGGTTTTCTGGATTTAGTGGTGATGTTATGTGTAGTGTGGAACAG GTCAGGGTTGCTCAAGCTATTTACATGTCTGGTAGCTTTTTCAACCACTCGTGCCGGCCCAACATACATGCATATTTTCATTCGCGCACTCTCATTCTAAGGTCTACAGAATATATAAAAGCAGGTAGCCCAATCGAGCTGTCATACGGCCCACAG GTTGGTGAGATGGATCTTCCAGAGAGACAAAAGTCACTTCAGGAGAATTACTACTTCAGTTGTGGGTGTTCAAGTTGTTCAGTACTAAGTCTATCAGACCTTGTCATGAATTCATTTTGCTGTCCGCAAAGTAATTGCCTTGGTGCTGTATCAGAATTAATTCATCATAGACACAAAGAGAATTTTGTGCATGTTTCCATAGGAGAATCTCATGTCTGTACATTATCATTACCT GATGTATCTAAGTTTGATGAGGATATAGTGAAGGTTGGAAAACTATTTTTCAAGAGTGATACCATGTTCAACATAGATCCTGGATTCTGTATGAGTTGCAGATCCCAACTTGACTTGTCTTCTGCTGTTGCTATGTCAGATAGAGCAACATCAAAGATAAACAG ATTGAAGGAGCTTCCATCTCTAGACAATGTCCCTGAAGTCCTCATTGCAGAAGCACTACAATCCTTAGAACGCATTGAGAAGTTAAGGCACCCATATAGCAAGACTCTTGCTCAG TCACACGACACAATTGCTGAGGCCTTTGCTAAGGTAGGAGatcaagaacaagcaagaaAACACTGTGAAGCATCCATCAAG ATTCTTGAGAAGCTTTACCACCCCAGGCACATCATCATCGCGCACGAGTTGATCAAGCTCGTCTCCATCGAGCTTTCCATGGGAGATGGCGCAAGCGCGGCTGCTGCATTCGCCCGGGCAGATGCGATATTCTCGCTGTATTATGGGCCTGATGTAGAGAGGATTTTGCCCTACGTTGATGTGCTCAGAAGAACTGTCAGTGAACGGTCTATTGATTCATGTTGA
- the LOC127752916 gene encoding heavy metal-associated isoprenylated plant protein 39-like isoform X3 has protein sequence MAQKVVVRVPTMTDDKIKQKAIEAVADIYGIDSIAADLKDNKMTIIGEMDTVAIAKKLKKIGKIDIVSVGPAKEEKKEEKKEEKKEEKKEEKKEEKKEEKKEEKK, from the exons ATGGCTCAG AAGGTGGTGGTGAGGGTTCCAACCATGACCGACGACAAGATTAAGCAGAAAGCCATTGAAGCCGTTGCAGACATCTACG GTATCGATTCCATAGCTGCAGATTTAAAGGACAATAAGATGACCATCATCGGTGAAATGGACACAGTGGCAATTGCAAAGAAGTTaaagaagattgggaagattgACATTGTGTCTGTTGGACCTgcaaaagaagagaagaaggaagaaaagaaagaggagaagaaagaagagaagaaggaagagaagaaggaggagaagaaagaggaaaagaaagaagagaagaaatga